A stretch of the Bacillota bacterium genome encodes the following:
- a CDS encoding peroxiredoxin, with the protein MIEVGQPAPDFRLPATRVGEVALSDFRGQNVYLIFYPKDNTPGCQRQLSAARDAYEEYRRLRTAVLAVNPGSLASHERWSEREGFPFPIAVDADRSVAAAYDALKENGTSIQRTVYLIDGRGVVRYAKRGMPSTEELLERLDAINAAGPEA; encoded by the coding sequence GTGATCGAGGTCGGCCAGCCGGCCCCCGACTTCCGGTTGCCCGCCACCCGCGTCGGCGAGGTGGCGCTCTCGGATTTCCGGGGGCAGAACGTCTACCTCATCTTCTATCCGAAGGACAACACCCCGGGCTGCCAGCGCCAGCTGAGCGCGGCCCGGGACGCGTACGAGGAGTACCGCCGGCTGCGCACGGCCGTGCTGGCGGTCAACCCGGGGAGCCTGGCCTCGCACGAGCGCTGGAGCGAGCGCGAGGGCTTCCCCTTCCCCATCGCGGTCGACGCCGACCGCTCGGTGGCGGCGGCCTACGACGCGCTCAAGGAGAACGGCACCAGCATCCAGCGCACCGTCTACCTGATCGACGGGCGGGGCGTCGTCCGCTACGCCAAGCGCGGCATGCCCTCCACCGAGGAGCTGCTGGAGCGCCTGGACGCCATCAACGCCGCCGGTCCGGAGGCGTAG